A single genomic interval of Amycolatopsis albispora harbors:
- a CDS encoding DUF222 domain-containing protein: METLEEMLLAMKSTAAEIARLEGRLARQVVSFTRASSVRRGVAEELAMALCLTKFRAQALIGHAEGLVDRFPRVLALVEEGRVPMASAVAVNDAAVWLADDKAAVVDEVMAGRVEGKNPTQARRSGNLAVARADPEGLEERARRQRDARCFDLRHGSAGVAGLSLENAPVEKAVAAYVCVDRQARRLRRDGEMRTLDQLRADVALDMLVGKQFGGEVKAHVYLYLDALTYAGLREVPAELAGHGPIPASLAREIAAAPGTVFQRILTDPAGGQVVELGRRRYRPRAGLDELVRVRDRECRRPGCTRPAQFGDLDHCDTQGRGWKDGCPTNATTLVGLCRADHKLRDLPGWQHTVAPDGTLTITTPANQTYHAGPEPLLG, encoded by the coding sequence ATGGAAACGCTGGAGGAGATGCTCCTCGCGATGAAATCCACTGCCGCCGAGATCGCCCGCCTTGAGGGGCGGCTGGCTCGGCAGGTGGTCTCGTTCACCCGTGCGTCTTCGGTGAGGCGTGGGGTGGCCGAGGAGTTGGCGATGGCGTTGTGCCTGACGAAGTTCCGGGCGCAGGCGTTGATCGGCCACGCCGAAGGCTTGGTCGATCGGTTTCCTCGGGTGCTGGCGCTGGTCGAGGAAGGTCGTGTGCCGATGGCGTCCGCGGTGGCGGTGAATGATGCCGCGGTGTGGCTTGCCGACGACAAGGCGGCGGTGGTAGATGAGGTGATGGCCGGGCGCGTCGAGGGGAAGAATCCGACACAGGCACGGAGGTCGGGGAACTTGGCGGTGGCTCGGGCTGACCCGGAGGGGCTTGAGGAGCGGGCTCGTCGGCAGCGGGACGCGCGTTGTTTCGATTTGCGCCACGGGTCGGCTGGGGTGGCGGGGCTGTCGTTGGAGAATGCGCCGGTGGAGAAGGCGGTGGCGGCGTATGTGTGCGTGGATCGCCAGGCTCGGCGGTTGAGACGGGACGGGGAGATGCGCACGTTGGATCAGCTGCGTGCCGATGTGGCCTTGGACATGTTGGTGGGTAAGCAGTTCGGCGGTGAGGTGAAGGCGCACGTGTACTTGTATCTGGATGCGCTGACCTACGCCGGGCTGCGGGAGGTCCCCGCGGAGTTGGCGGGGCATGGGCCGATTCCCGCGTCGTTGGCGCGCGAGATCGCGGCCGCGCCGGGCACGGTGTTCCAGCGGATCCTGACCGACCCGGCGGGTGGTCAGGTCGTGGAACTGGGGCGGCGGCGGTACCGGCCGCGGGCTGGCCTGGACGAGCTGGTGCGGGTTCGGGATCGTGAGTGCCGCCGTCCGGGCTGCACGCGGCCCGCACAGTTCGGCGATCTGGACCACTGCGACACCCAAGGCCGCGGTTGGAAGGACGGCTGCCCAACCAACGCCACGACCCTGGTCGGCTTGTGCCGAGCCGATCACAAGCTGCGTGACCTACCTGGATGGCAGCACACGGTCGCCCCCGACGGCACGCTGACGATCACCACCCCCGCCAACCAGACCTACCATGCGGGGCCCGAACCCCTGTTGGGCTAA